From a region of the Spelaeicoccus albus genome:
- a CDS encoding CocE/NonD family hydrolase, translating to MSKTPSPVKTLRDVWIPMEDGCRLTARIWLPDDAETNPVPAVLEYIPYRRGDGTAARDASMHPHFAAAGYAAVRVDMRGSGDSDGVMLDEYAAIEQSDALEVLRWLAAQPWCTGRVGMLGKSWGGFNGLQVAALAPPELQAVVTVCSTDDRYADDVHYTGGSLLASEMLPWASTMLAWNGRPHDPATVGDDWEERWVARLDQTPPYDEIWLRHQLRDDYWKHGSTGEDPASLTAPVLAVGGLGDPYRGAVFRLLETLDAPVKGLIGPWAHNYPHQASPGPGVDFVGEALRWFDKYLKDIDTGVADDPDLRIFVPDGNHAAGSDVDRAGRWVGVPEWPGPAVEMQSLPLDGGAPDSDGIEAVMRSDAPIGSAGGSWLRFGDPTGDPVDQRGDDAHSYSTTFAPLGADLDVLGVPAVRLRVSADKPVAQLAVRLCDVHEDGTSELVTAGLLNLTHDAAHETATDLEPGQQYTVEVPLVATAHRFLAGHRVRVAVSAAYWPWAWPSPEIVQITVHSSGDNALQLPTLDGGQVTTPTFGPIREDPQTSYTVESDRFERDVTHDHATGHVTTRIRTDSGRFTDHADGRYLEGWSEDVFTADPADPLSAAVECRREETVGRGNWETVVRTRSRMSADAHEFLLTDHLVAEKNGTEVFQRTWEHRIPRNHV from the coding sequence GTGTCAAAAACACCGTCCCCCGTCAAAACACTGCGTGACGTTTGGATCCCGATGGAGGACGGATGCCGGCTGACGGCACGGATCTGGCTTCCCGACGACGCCGAGACCAACCCTGTTCCGGCCGTACTGGAATACATCCCGTACCGGCGCGGCGACGGCACGGCGGCCCGCGACGCCTCGATGCATCCGCACTTTGCCGCCGCCGGCTATGCAGCGGTACGAGTCGACATGCGCGGCTCCGGTGACTCGGACGGCGTCATGCTCGACGAATACGCCGCCATCGAACAGTCCGACGCGCTCGAAGTGCTCCGCTGGCTCGCGGCCCAGCCCTGGTGCACCGGCCGCGTCGGCATGCTCGGCAAATCCTGGGGCGGATTCAACGGACTGCAAGTCGCCGCCCTCGCGCCGCCCGAGCTGCAAGCGGTCGTGACGGTCTGCTCTACCGACGACAGGTACGCGGACGACGTCCACTACACCGGCGGCTCACTGCTCGCCTCCGAAATGCTTCCCTGGGCGTCCACGATGCTGGCGTGGAACGGCCGTCCGCACGACCCGGCCACGGTTGGTGACGACTGGGAAGAACGCTGGGTCGCCCGGCTTGACCAGACGCCACCGTACGACGAGATCTGGCTTCGTCATCAGCTGCGCGACGACTATTGGAAGCACGGCTCTACCGGTGAGGACCCTGCCTCGCTCACCGCGCCCGTGCTCGCCGTCGGCGGACTCGGTGACCCGTACCGCGGTGCCGTGTTCCGTCTGCTCGAAACGCTCGACGCGCCCGTGAAAGGTCTCATCGGCCCGTGGGCCCATAATTACCCGCATCAGGCGAGTCCCGGCCCGGGCGTCGACTTCGTCGGGGAGGCCCTGCGCTGGTTCGACAAGTATCTGAAGGACATCGACACCGGCGTGGCTGACGACCCCGACCTGCGCATCTTCGTGCCCGACGGCAATCATGCCGCAGGCAGCGACGTCGACCGCGCCGGACGTTGGGTCGGCGTCCCTGAATGGCCCGGCCCGGCTGTCGAGATGCAGAGCCTTCCGCTGGACGGCGGGGCGCCCGACAGCGACGGTATCGAAGCCGTGATGAGAAGCGACGCGCCGATCGGCAGCGCCGGCGGCTCGTGGCTGCGCTTCGGCGATCCGACCGGCGACCCGGTCGACCAGCGCGGCGACGACGCGCACTCGTACTCCACGACGTTTGCGCCGCTGGGCGCCGACCTCGACGTCCTCGGGGTGCCGGCCGTGCGTCTCCGCGTCTCCGCGGACAAGCCGGTCGCTCAGCTCGCCGTCCGGCTGTGCGACGTGCACGAGGACGGAACCTCCGAACTCGTCACCGCGGGCCTGCTGAATCTCACCCACGACGCCGCGCACGAGACTGCCACCGACCTCGAACCCGGTCAGCAGTACACCGTCGAGGTCCCGCTCGTCGCGACGGCGCACCGGTTCCTCGCCGGACACCGCGTTCGCGTCGCCGTGTCCGCCGCCTACTGGCCGTGGGCGTGGCCGTCGCCGGAGATCGTGCAGATCACTGTGCACTCGTCCGGCGACAATGCGCTTCAGCTGCCCACGCTCGACGGGGGACAGGTCACCACCCCGACGTTCGGGCCGATCCGCGAGGACCCGCAGACGAGCTACACCGTCGAATCCGACCGGTTCGAGCGCGACGTCACCCATGACCACGCGACAGGGCACGTCACGACCCGGATCCGCACCGACTCCGGACGGTTCACCGACCACGCCGACGGGCGCTACCTCGAAGGCTGGTCCGAGGACGTGTTCACCGCCGACCCTGCCGACCCGCTCAGCGCAGCCGTCGAATGCCGGCGCGAGGAAACCGTCGGCCGTGGGAACTGGGAGACCGTCGTGCGCACGCGCAGCCGCATGTCGGCCGATGCGCACGAATTCTTGCTCACCGACCACCTCGTCGCCGAGAAGAACGGCACCGAAGTATTCCAACGAACCTGGGAGCACCGCATCCCGCGCAATCATGTCTGA